From a region of the Thermus caldilimi genome:
- a CDS encoding response regulator — protein sequence MAPVARLLVVDDDPRIRHLLELLLSGAGHQVVLADSAKAALEYLRRETPDLILLDIMMPDMDGLTLLGRIRAVRRLAKVPVILFTGGGKELEGLGRALGADLFLEKPVSGRRLKEVVENLLAREGYVLPGGERVNSLEEVGSRLRHALPEEARFKLLWRKTASRRALLKNLLAKGWTEALLRRLLPGEYDLYDLLGHLAFGWPLVSLRERAARVQDPRLASHLEAYLEEKRLPLEGNGLLEELAQALYA from the coding sequence ATGGCCCCTGTGGCGCGGCTGCTTGTGGTGGACGATGACCCCCGCATCCGGCACCTGTTGGAGCTCCTTCTTTCCGGGGCCGGCCACCAGGTGGTGCTGGCGGATTCCGCCAAGGCCGCTCTGGAGTACCTGCGCCGGGAAACCCCGGATCTGATCCTTTTGGACATCATGATGCCGGACATGGATGGCCTCACCCTCCTGGGGCGCATCCGGGCGGTGCGCCGCCTGGCCAAGGTGCCGGTGATCCTGTTCACCGGGGGTGGCAAGGAGCTGGAGGGGCTGGGCCGGGCCCTGGGGGCGGATCTCTTCCTGGAGAAGCCCGTTTCCGGCCGCCGGCTCAAGGAGGTGGTGGAAAACCTTCTCGCTCGGGAAGGGTATGTGCTGCCCGGCGGGGAGCGGGTAAATAGCCTCGAGGAGGTGGGTAGCCGCTTGCGGCACGCCTTGCCCGAAGAGGCCCGCTTCAAGCTCCTTTGGCGAAAGACGGCAAGCCGCCGTGCCCTTCTCAAAAACCTTTTGGCCAAGGGCTGGACCGAGGCCCTTTTGCGGCGCCTTCTTCCCGGTGAATACGACCTCTATGACCTCCTCGGCCACCTGGCCTTTGGCTGGCCCCTGGTGTCCTTAAGGGAGCGGGCGGCCCGGGTGCAGGACCCCCGCCTGGCTTCCCACCTGGAGGCCTATCTGGAGGAGAAGCGGCTACCCCTGGAGGGGAACGGCCTCCTGGAAGAGCTGGCCCAGGCCCTGTACGCTTAG
- the pheA gene encoding prephenate dehydratase → MRIAFQGTEGAYSEEALLRSFPGSTPIGFPTFHQVFEAVEAGEAQLGVVPVENTTAGSINQTYDLLLESDLHVVGEIIHRVEHCLLAPEGTELKDLKAVKSHPQALAQCDGFLARMRLTPIPVFDTAGAARSLSEDPEPRVGAIASRRAAELYGLKVLAENIEDYPHNYTRFFVIGREEAPKGEGPHKTSIVFAVRHRPGGLLEALSVFAEAGVNLTKLESRPRRDKPFSYLFYLDLEGHLEDPGPAQALLGLLRRAAFLKVLGSYPAYRNGA, encoded by the coding sequence ATGAGGATCGCCTTCCAGGGAACGGAAGGAGCCTATAGCGAGGAGGCCCTGCTCAGGAGCTTTCCCGGCTCCACCCCCATAGGCTTTCCCACCTTCCACCAGGTCTTCGAGGCGGTAGAAGCCGGGGAGGCGCAGCTCGGGGTGGTGCCCGTGGAGAACACCACCGCAGGGAGCATCAACCAGACCTACGACTTGCTTCTGGAAAGCGACCTCCACGTGGTGGGGGAGATCATCCACCGGGTGGAGCACTGCCTCCTCGCTCCCGAGGGCACCGAGCTCAAAGACCTCAAGGCGGTCAAAAGCCATCCCCAGGCCCTGGCCCAGTGTGACGGCTTCCTAGCCCGCATGCGCCTTACTCCTATCCCGGTTTTTGATACGGCGGGGGCAGCCCGGTCCCTGTCGGAGGACCCCGAGCCCAGGGTGGGGGCCATCGCCAGCCGGCGGGCCGCGGAGCTTTACGGCCTAAAGGTGCTGGCGGAAAACATTGAGGATTACCCCCACAACTACACCCGGTTCTTCGTCATCGGGCGGGAGGAAGCCCCTAAGGGGGAAGGTCCCCACAAGACCAGCATCGTCTTCGCCGTGCGCCACCGGCCCGGAGGGCTTCTGGAGGCTCTTTCCGTGTTCGCCGAGGCCGGGGTGAACCTCACCAAGCTGGAGTCCCGGCCCAGGCGCGATAAGCCCTTCAGCTACCTCTTTTACCTGGACCTCGAGGGCCACCTGGAAGACCCTGGGCCCGCCCAAGCCCTTCTGGGCCTGCTCCGGCGGGCGGCCTTCCTCAAGGTTCTGGGCTCCTATCCCGCCTACCGCAACGGCGCCTAA
- a CDS encoding lipid II:glycine glycyltransferase FemX: MAELLEITDPEAWNLMVSSLPITSALQSWGWGEVKRLSGWVPRRLAVYGKEGLLGAAQVLLRPLPGGLRLAYVPRGPALARLEDLPLVAKALAQGVRGTHLVLEPEAGLPAEEPPPTFPGLLLEESVQPAYSLWLDLTQGEEALLRGMKEMHRRNARLALKRTELSVEGEEAFPEFFHLFEETNRRAKLLQHAREYYQAVLREMNQPYGEAFLSLARKEGEALAAGLFVAFAGKVDYLYGGSSRSHPEAKAPMGMHLAAIRHGIGRGYRIYDLWGVPRTPEGSHAEGIWRFKEGFGGRRVRFPAYTLPLSPLYRPLKLLLRLRKTWVNLRVRGNPRDVLG, encoded by the coding sequence GTGGCCGAACTTTTAGAGATCACCGATCCTGAGGCCTGGAACCTGATGGTTTCCAGCCTCCCCATCACCAGCGCCTTGCAGTCCTGGGGCTGGGGGGAGGTGAAGCGGCTTTCCGGCTGGGTGCCCAGGCGGCTTGCGGTCTACGGAAAGGAAGGGCTTCTGGGGGCGGCCCAGGTGCTGCTGCGCCCCCTGCCTGGGGGTCTCCGCCTGGCCTATGTCCCTAGGGGACCTGCCCTGGCCCGCCTCGAGGACCTGCCCCTGGTGGCCAAGGCCCTGGCCCAGGGGGTCCGGGGCACCCACCTGGTCCTCGAGCCCGAGGCGGGGTTGCCGGCGGAGGAACCTCCCCCCACCTTTCCTGGCCTCCTCCTCGAGGAATCCGTCCAGCCCGCCTATTCCCTATGGCTGGACCTCACCCAAGGGGAAGAAGCCCTCCTCAGGGGGATGAAGGAGATGCACCGCCGCAACGCCCGCCTAGCCCTCAAGCGCACGGAGCTCAGCGTGGAGGGGGAGGAGGCCTTTCCCGAGTTCTTCCACCTCTTTGAGGAAACCAACCGCCGGGCCAAGCTCCTGCAACACGCAAGGGAGTACTACCAGGCGGTGCTTAGGGAGATGAACCAGCCCTACGGGGAGGCCTTTTTGTCCTTGGCCCGTAAGGAGGGGGAAGCCTTGGCGGCGGGGCTTTTCGTGGCCTTCGCCGGTAAGGTGGACTACCTCTATGGGGGAAGCAGCCGCAGCCACCCCGAGGCCAAGGCGCCCATGGGCATGCACCTGGCGGCCATCCGCCATGGGATCGGACGCGGCTACCGCATCTACGACCTCTGGGGCGTGCCCAGGACCCCGGAGGGTAGCCACGCGGAGGGGATATGGCGCTTCAAGGAGGGGTTTGGGGGTAGGCGCGTCCGGTTTCCCGCCTACACCCTGCCCCTTTCCCCCCTCTACCGCCCTTTGAAGCTCCTCCTGCGCCTGCGCAAGACCTGGGTGAACCTGCGGGTGCGGGGGAACCCGCGGGATGTCTTAGGCTGA
- a CDS encoding CBS and ACT domain-containing protein, whose protein sequence is MLVRDWMTKDPLTVAPDTPVLEAINLLKNKGFRRLPVVKDGKLIGLVTDKDLKDAMPSKATTLSVWEMNYLLSKLTVQEVMAKPVITVEADAPLERAALLMEEKKIGGLPVMDGEKLVGIITVTDVLRAFIEVLGLKMGGLRITVDIPDVPGALAQMARAVPPANIVSIATAAHLNGYQRLVLRVVGEDVEGVPDRLRAAGERVVDVRPG, encoded by the coding sequence ATGCTGGTCAGGGACTGGATGACCAAGGACCCCCTCACCGTGGCCCCGGATACCCCGGTGCTGGAAGCCATCAATCTTTTGAAGAACAAGGGTTTCCGGCGCTTGCCGGTGGTGAAGGACGGGAAGCTCATCGGCCTGGTCACCGACAAGGACCTCAAGGACGCCATGCCCTCCAAGGCCACCACCCTCTCCGTGTGGGAGATGAACTACCTCCTCTCCAAGCTCACGGTGCAGGAGGTCATGGCCAAGCCGGTGATCACCGTGGAGGCCGACGCCCCCCTGGAGAGGGCAGCTCTTTTGATGGAGGAGAAGAAGATCGGCGGCCTTCCGGTGATGGACGGGGAGAAACTGGTGGGCATCATCACCGTGACCGATGTCCTGAGGGCCTTTATTGAGGTATTGGGGCTTAAAATGGGGGGCTTGCGCATCACCGTGGACATCCCCGATGTCCCCGGGGCTCTGGCCCAGATGGCCCGGGCGGTTCCCCCGGCCAACATCGTTTCCATCGCCACTGCTGCCCATTTGAACGGGTACCAGCGCCTGGTCCTGAGGGTGGTGGGGGAGGATGTGGAGGGTGTCCCTGACCGGCTTCGGGCCGCCGGGGAGCGGGTGGTGGACGTACGCCCCGGTTAG
- a CDS encoding OmpH family outer membrane protein, with translation MKRFSLAALLLAFGALLTPMLAQNRSVATRIGFVDADALVQAHPDYKKVQDLQAQARKELAPLEEKLKPLDQKVRSGQATAKERQDYEALLKTYQDTLKKWQDRQNPVLKPILEEVDQAIAKVAKAQGFAVVMSRQVAAQSGLVVYADEDTDLTQAVIRELKK, from the coding sequence ATGAAGCGCTTCTCCCTTGCGGCCCTCCTCCTGGCCTTCGGCGCCCTCCTCACCCCCATGCTGGCCCAAAACAGGAGTGTGGCCACTCGGATAGGGTTCGTGGACGCTGATGCCTTGGTGCAGGCTCACCCCGACTACAAGAAGGTGCAGGATCTCCAGGCCCAGGCCCGTAAGGAGCTGGCCCCCCTGGAGGAAAAGCTCAAGCCCCTGGACCAAAAGGTCCGCTCGGGACAGGCCACGGCCAAGGAACGCCAGGACTACGAAGCTCTCCTCAAGACCTACCAGGACACCCTGAAGAAATGGCAGGACCGGCAGAATCCGGTGCTCAAACCCATCCTGGAGGAGGTGGACCAGGCCATCGCCAAGGTGGCCAAGGCCCAGGGCTTCGCCGTGGTCATGAGCCGCCAGGTGGCGGCCCAGTCGGGGCTGGTGGTCTACGCCGACGAGGACACCGACCTCACCCAGGCGGTGATTAGAGAGTTAAAGAAGTAG